A region from the Paraburkholderia youngii genome encodes:
- a CDS encoding LPS-assembly lipoprotein LptE has product MTRRSFLTLACSVMMLSACGFQLRGQQDYAFKRLYVSGGSPAAIARFTRIVQGGSDTVVVNSVANADAILQITQNRNLSTLTLNSLGVVAEYQLNLQMTYTLTGKDGTVLIPGSVIALNRAMTYSDQFSQAKAAESDILFADMENDAVDQLIRRLGVVRSLHPTPAEAVPGIVPRAPLPPPPL; this is encoded by the coding sequence GTGACTCGCAGATCGTTTTTGACGCTCGCTTGCAGCGTAATGATGTTGTCGGCCTGCGGCTTCCAGTTGCGCGGCCAGCAGGACTACGCGTTCAAGCGCCTCTATGTGTCGGGCGGCTCGCCCGCGGCCATCGCGCGCTTCACGCGCATCGTGCAGGGCGGCAGCGACACCGTGGTGGTCAACTCGGTCGCCAATGCCGACGCGATCCTGCAAATCACGCAGAACCGCAACCTCAGCACGCTGACGCTGAATTCGCTGGGCGTCGTCGCCGAGTATCAGCTGAATCTGCAGATGACCTACACGCTGACCGGCAAGGACGGCACCGTGCTGATTCCGGGCAGCGTTATCGCGCTGAACCGCGCGATGACCTATAGCGACCAGTTCTCGCAAGCGAAGGCCGCCGAGTCCGACATCCTGTTCGCCGACATGGAAAACGACGCGGTCGATCAGCTGATCCGCCGTCTCGGCGTGGTGCGCTCGCTGCATCCGACGCCGGCCGAGGCCGTGCCGGGCATCGTGCCGCGCGCGCCGCTGCCGCCGCCGCCGCTGTGA
- a CDS encoding glutamate-5-semialdehyde dehydrogenase produces MDIDQYMTDLGQRARQASRAMARASTAAKNAALAAVAEAIERDADLLKAANARDLERARGKGHDAAFIDRLTLSDKALKTMVEGLRQVAALADPIGEISNLKYRPSGIQVGQMRVPLGVIGIIYESRPNVTIDAAALCLKSGNATILRGGSEALECNTALARLIGEGLEAAGLPQDAVQVVATPDRAAVGKLITMTEYVDVIVPRGGKSLIERLMNEARVPMIKHLDGICHVYVDDRADLAKALNVCDNAKTHRYGTCNTMETLLVARGVAAEVLPPLGQLYRGKDVELRVDAAARAVLADAGVGPLVDATEEDWRTEYLAPVLAIKVVDGIDAAIEHINTYSSQHTDAIVTEDHDRAMRFLREVDSASVMVNASTRFADGFEFGLGAEIGISNDKLHARGPVGLEGLTSLKYIVLGHGEGRQ; encoded by the coding sequence ATGGATATCGACCAGTACATGACCGACCTCGGCCAACGCGCTCGCCAGGCTTCGCGCGCGATGGCGCGGGCGTCGACCGCCGCGAAGAATGCCGCGCTTGCAGCCGTTGCCGAGGCGATCGAACGTGATGCCGATCTGCTGAAGGCCGCCAACGCGCGCGACCTCGAACGCGCCCGCGGCAAGGGCCACGACGCCGCATTCATCGACCGTCTGACGCTGTCCGACAAGGCGCTGAAGACGATGGTCGAAGGCCTGCGCCAGGTCGCGGCGCTGGCCGATCCGATCGGCGAAATCAGCAATCTGAAGTATCGACCGAGCGGCATCCAGGTCGGCCAGATGCGTGTGCCGCTCGGCGTGATCGGCATCATCTACGAATCGCGCCCGAACGTGACGATCGACGCGGCCGCTCTGTGCCTGAAGTCGGGCAACGCGACCATTCTGCGCGGCGGCTCGGAAGCGCTCGAATGCAATACCGCGCTCGCCAGGCTGATCGGCGAAGGGCTCGAAGCAGCCGGTCTGCCGCAGGACGCGGTGCAGGTGGTCGCGACGCCGGACCGCGCGGCGGTCGGCAAGCTGATCACGATGACCGAATACGTCGACGTGATCGTGCCGCGCGGCGGCAAGAGTTTGATCGAGCGTCTGATGAACGAAGCGCGCGTGCCGATGATCAAGCACCTCGACGGCATCTGCCACGTCTATGTCGACGATCGCGCGGACCTGGCGAAGGCGCTCAACGTCTGCGACAACGCGAAGACGCACCGCTACGGCACCTGCAACACGATGGAAACGCTGCTGGTCGCGCGCGGCGTCGCGGCCGAAGTGCTGCCGCCGCTTGGGCAATTGTATCGAGGCAAGGACGTCGAGCTGCGCGTCGATGCGGCGGCGCGCGCGGTGCTGGCCGATGCGGGCGTCGGCCCGCTGGTCGACGCGACCGAGGAAGACTGGCGCACCGAATATCTGGCGCCGGTGCTCGCGATCAAGGTGGTCGACGGCATCGACGCGGCGATCGAGCACATCAACACTTATAGCTCGCAGCACACCGATGCGATCGTTACCGAAGACCACGACCGCGCGATGCGCTTCCTGCGCGAAGTCGATTCGGCGAGCGTGATGGTCAACGCGTCGACGCGTTTCGCGGACGGCTTCGAGTTCGGTCTCGGCGCCGAGATCGGCATCTCGAACGACAAGCTGCACGCGCGCGGCCCGGTCGGACTGGAAGGGCTGACTTCGCTGAAGTACATCGTGCTCGGGCACGGCGAAGGTCGTCAATAA
- a CDS encoding MurR/RpiR family transcriptional regulator: MMLSQVEEMRDQLRPSERKLADYVIEAPREVLDLSMTEVAARAGVSQPTIARFCHALGFSGFREFKIRLAQGIASEVPAVYRDVRPDEPTPGVAAKVLDRTIGALIQVRNNLSSDSVAAAIDMLAQAKRIEFYGAGGSGIAALDVQHKFFRLGMPSVAYSDPHTFLMSAALLGPGDVVVAISNTGRTRDIIDAARAALNTGAKVIAITHGNSPLARLATVGLFANVDEDTDIFSPMTSRVSHLAIGDILAVGVALSRGPELVEKLAQTKEVIHRRRVNSQG, translated from the coding sequence ATGATGCTGTCCCAGGTGGAAGAGATGCGTGATCAGCTGCGCCCGTCCGAGCGCAAGCTGGCCGATTATGTGATCGAGGCACCGCGCGAGGTGCTCGATCTGTCGATGACCGAGGTCGCCGCGCGCGCCGGCGTGAGTCAGCCGACGATCGCGCGCTTCTGTCACGCGCTCGGTTTTTCCGGCTTTCGCGAATTCAAGATCCGGCTTGCGCAAGGCATCGCCAGCGAAGTGCCCGCCGTCTATCGCGACGTGCGGCCCGACGAGCCGACGCCGGGCGTCGCCGCGAAAGTGCTCGACCGGACCATCGGCGCGCTGATTCAGGTGCGCAACAATCTGTCGTCGGATAGCGTCGCGGCGGCGATCGACATGCTCGCGCAGGCGAAGCGCATCGAGTTCTATGGCGCGGGCGGCTCGGGCATCGCCGCGCTCGACGTGCAGCACAAGTTCTTCCGGCTCGGCATGCCGAGCGTCGCGTATTCGGACCCGCATACGTTTCTAATGTCGGCCGCGCTGCTCGGGCCGGGGGACGTGGTCGTCGCGATTTCCAACACGGGCCGCACGCGCGACATCATCGATGCCGCGAGGGCCGCGCTGAACACGGGCGCGAAGGTGATCGCGATCACGCACGGCAACTCGCCGCTCGCCCGGCTCGCGACCGTGGGACTCTTCGCGAACGTCGACGAAGACACCGACATCTTTTCGCCGATGACCTCGCGCGTGTCGCATCTGGCGATCGGCGACATTCTGGCGGTCGGCGTCGCGCTGAGCCGCGGGCCCGAACTGGTGGAGAAGCTCGCGCAGACGAAGGAAGTGATACACCGGCGGCGGGTGAACTCACAGGGGTAA
- the leuS gene encoding leucine--tRNA ligase — MHEKYVPSDVEAAAQGQWRAIDAYKTTETTDKPKFYCVSMLPYPSGKLHMGHVRNYTINDVMYRYLRMNGYNVLMPMGWDAFGMPAENAAMANNVPPAQWTYDNIAYMKKQMQSMGLAIDWSREVATCSPDYYKWNQWLFLKMLEKGIAYKKTGTVNWDPVDQTVLANEQVIDGRGWRSGALVEKREIPMYYMRITQYADELLNDLDGLGWPERVKIMQQNWIGKSFGVNFGFPYEIDGEQKLLRVFTTRADTIMGVTFCAIAAEHPLATRLAQDKPELQAFIDECKRGGVAEADVATMEKKGMATGFYVTHPLTHEQVEVWIGNYVLMTYGEGAVMGVPAHDERDFAFVKKYGLPVKQVVAVEGKEFSTEAWAEWYGEKAGTLVNSGKYDGLAYDEAVDRIAADLKELGLGDKQITWRLRDWGVSRQRYWGTPIPIIHCPKCGDVPVPEKDLPVVLPEDLVPDGTGNPLAKSEAFLNCTCPSCGGAAKRETDTMDTFVDSSWYFYRYASPDAKTMVDERTDYWAPMDQYIGGIEHAILHLLYSRFWAKVMRDLGLVKFGEPAKNLLTQGMVLNETYYRENEAGKKTWYNPADVTVSFDDKGRPVGAVLNADGEPVVLGGVEKMSKSKNNGVAPQMLIDQHGADTARLFVMFAAPPEQQLEWSGSGVEGASRFLRRVWNFGYTNEAALRTGGQLDAAQFNDADKALRREIYSVLKQADFDYQRLQYNTVVSAAMKMLNALDGAKGAQTAVLRETYGVMLRVLYPVVPHLTFQLWQELGYAEEFGPLLDAPWPKVDEKALEQAEIELVLQVNGKVRGAITVGKDASRDAIEQQAAAHEMVAKFSEGKAPKKIIVVPGRLVNVVV, encoded by the coding sequence ATGCACGAAAAATACGTTCCCTCCGACGTCGAAGCCGCCGCGCAAGGGCAATGGCGCGCCATCGACGCCTACAAGACGACGGAAACCACCGACAAGCCCAAGTTCTACTGCGTCTCGATGCTGCCGTATCCGTCGGGCAAGCTGCACATGGGGCACGTGCGCAACTACACGATCAACGACGTGATGTACCGCTATCTGCGGATGAACGGCTACAACGTGCTGATGCCGATGGGTTGGGACGCGTTCGGCATGCCGGCGGAAAACGCCGCGATGGCCAACAACGTGCCGCCCGCGCAGTGGACCTACGACAACATCGCTTACATGAAGAAGCAGATGCAGTCGATGGGTCTCGCGATCGACTGGTCGCGCGAAGTCGCGACCTGCAGCCCCGACTACTACAAGTGGAACCAGTGGCTGTTCCTGAAGATGCTCGAAAAGGGCATCGCGTACAAGAAAACCGGCACCGTGAACTGGGACCCGGTCGACCAGACCGTGCTCGCGAACGAGCAGGTGATCGACGGGCGCGGCTGGCGCTCGGGTGCGCTCGTCGAAAAGCGCGAAATCCCGATGTACTACATGCGCATCACGCAGTACGCCGATGAACTGCTGAACGATCTCGACGGCCTCGGCTGGCCCGAGCGCGTGAAGATCATGCAGCAGAACTGGATCGGCAAGAGCTTCGGCGTGAACTTCGGCTTCCCTTATGAAATCGACGGTGAGCAGAAGCTGCTGCGCGTGTTCACGACGCGCGCCGACACGATCATGGGCGTCACGTTCTGCGCGATCGCCGCCGAGCATCCGCTCGCCACGCGTCTCGCGCAGGACAAGCCGGAACTGCAGGCGTTCATCGACGAATGCAAGCGCGGCGGCGTCGCCGAAGCCGACGTCGCGACGATGGAAAAGAAGGGCATGGCCACCGGCTTCTACGTCACGCATCCGCTGACGCACGAGCAGGTCGAGGTGTGGATCGGCAACTACGTGCTGATGACTTACGGCGAAGGTGCGGTGATGGGCGTGCCGGCGCACGACGAGCGCGACTTCGCTTTCGTGAAGAAGTACGGTCTGCCGGTGAAGCAGGTGGTCGCGGTCGAGGGCAAGGAGTTTTCGACTGAAGCCTGGGCGGAGTGGTACGGCGAGAAGGCCGGCACGCTGGTCAACAGCGGCAAGTACGACGGCCTCGCGTACGACGAAGCGGTGGACCGCATCGCCGCCGATCTTAAGGAACTCGGCCTCGGCGACAAGCAGATCACGTGGCGTCTGCGTGACTGGGGCGTGTCGCGCCAGCGTTACTGGGGCACGCCGATTCCGATCATCCACTGCCCGAAATGCGGCGACGTGCCGGTGCCGGAAAAAGACCTGCCGGTCGTGCTGCCGGAAGACCTCGTGCCGGACGGCACAGGCAATCCGCTCGCGAAGTCCGAAGCGTTCCTGAACTGCACGTGCCCGAGCTGCGGCGGCGCGGCGAAGCGCGAAACCGACACAATGGACACCTTCGTCGATTCGTCGTGGTACTTCTATCGCTACGCGTCGCCGGATGCGAAGACGATGGTCGACGAGCGCACCGATTACTGGGCGCCGATGGATCAGTACATCGGCGGTATCGAACACGCGATCCTGCACCTGTTGTACTCGCGTTTCTGGGCGAAGGTGATGCGCGACCTCGGCCTCGTGAAGTTCGGCGAACCGGCCAAGAACCTGCTCACGCAGGGCATGGTGCTCAACGAAACCTACTACCGCGAAAACGAAGCGGGCAAGAAGACCTGGTACAACCCGGCGGACGTCACCGTCTCGTTCGACGACAAGGGCCGCCCGGTCGGCGCGGTGCTGAACGCCGACGGTGAGCCGGTCGTGCTTGGCGGCGTCGAGAAAATGTCGAAGTCGAAGAACAACGGCGTCGCCCCGCAGATGCTGATCGATCAGCACGGCGCGGACACCGCGCGTCTGTTCGTGATGTTCGCGGCTCCGCCCGAGCAGCAGCTCGAGTGGTCGGGTTCGGGCGTCGAAGGCGCGAGCCGCTTTCTGCGTCGCGTGTGGAACTTCGGCTACACGAACGAAGCCGCGCTGCGCACGGGCGGCCAGTTGGACGCCGCACAATTCAACGACGCCGACAAGGCGCTGCGTCGTGAGATCTATAGCGTGCTGAAGCAGGCCGATTTCGACTATCAGCGTCTGCAGTACAACACGGTGGTATCGGCCGCGATGAAGATGCTCAACGCGCTCGATGGCGCGAAGGGCGCGCAGACGGCAGTGCTGCGTGAAACTTACGGCGTGATGCTGCGTGTACTGTATCCGGTCGTGCCGCACCTGACGTTCCAGCTGTGGCAGGAGCTCGGCTATGCCGAGGAATTCGGCCCGCTGCTCGACGCGCCGTGGCCGAAGGTCGACGAGAAGGCGCTCGAACAGGCCGAGATCGAACTCGTGCTGCAGGTGAACGGCAAGGTACGCGGCGCGATCACGGTAGGGAAGGACGCATCGCGCGACGCGATCGAGCAGCAAGCGGCCGCGCACGAAATGGTCGCGAAGTTCAGCGAAGGCAAGGCGCCGAAGAAGATCATCGTGGTGCCGGGCCGTCTCGTGAACGTGGTCGTTTGA
- the eda gene encoding bifunctional 4-hydroxy-2-oxoglutarate aldolase/2-dehydro-3-deoxy-phosphogluconate aldolase encodes MTSKTVSDIVRLGPVIPVLAFDTVEQGEHVSRALHAGGVKVLEITLRTPAGLGAIERACELADDIVVGVGTITKPEHCAQAKKAGAQFGVSPGLTNDMHQAAQDVGLPLLPGVMTPSDIILALELGYEIVKFFPAQQAGGVPMLQAFHGPFPALKFCPTGGITPESAPHFLSLPNVVCVGGSWLTPKAALAAQNWDEVTRLARAASQLAAPAH; translated from the coding sequence ATGACGTCGAAAACAGTAAGCGATATCGTGCGCCTCGGCCCGGTGATTCCGGTGCTCGCGTTCGACACGGTCGAACAGGGCGAACACGTGTCGCGCGCGTTGCATGCGGGCGGAGTGAAGGTGCTCGAAATCACGCTGCGCACACCGGCGGGCCTCGGCGCGATCGAGCGTGCGTGCGAGCTCGCCGACGACATCGTGGTCGGTGTCGGCACGATCACGAAGCCCGAACATTGCGCCCAGGCGAAGAAGGCGGGCGCACAGTTCGGCGTGTCGCCGGGTCTGACCAATGACATGCACCAGGCCGCGCAGGATGTGGGTCTGCCGCTGCTGCCCGGCGTGATGACCCCGTCGGACATCATCCTCGCGCTCGAGCTCGGCTACGAGATCGTCAAGTTCTTCCCCGCGCAGCAGGCCGGCGGCGTGCCGATGCTGCAGGCATTCCACGGTCCGTTCCCGGCGCTGAAGTTCTGCCCGACCGGCGGCATCACGCCAGAAAGCGCACCGCACTTCCTGTCGCTGCCGAACGTGGTCTGCGTCGGCGGTTCGTGGCTCACGCCGAAGGCCGCGCTCGCCGCGCAGAACTGGGATGAGGTGACGCGCCTTGCGCGCGCCGCGAGCCAGTTGGCGGCGCCCGCACACTAA
- a CDS encoding GntP family permease gives MESAHGSMLLVYALIAIALLIFMITRLKVYPFLVLIIVSLLLGLVAGMPMQTIVKSFETGNGNTLGHIAIVVGLGTMLGKMMAESGGAERVATTLINWFGEKHIHWAMMVVAIIVGLPVFFEVGFVLLIPIAFNVAKRTNKSLLLVGLPMVAGLSVVHGLIPPHPAALLAVQAYHADIGKTIAYGLIVGIPCAIVAGPLFALLVSRHIQLPKENPLAAQFLSHDANNGNGVATNTPKRELPGFGITLATILLPVVLMLVGSWADLVFEPKTLPNDLLRFFGNTDVALLTAVLVSFWTFGASRGFNREQIQKFCGECLAPIAGITLIVGAGGGFGRVLLDSGISKEITNVATAVHLSPLLFGWIVAAMIRLATGSATVAMTTACGIVAPIAAAGAVQVKPELMVLATGSGSLIFSHVNDGGFWLIKEYFGMTVVQTFKTWSLLETIISIMGLALTFALAAVL, from the coding sequence ATGGAATCTGCCCACGGAAGCATGTTGCTGGTCTACGCGTTGATCGCGATCGCGTTGCTGATCTTCATGATCACGCGCCTGAAGGTCTATCCGTTTCTCGTTCTTATCATCGTGTCGTTGCTGCTGGGCCTCGTGGCCGGCATGCCGATGCAGACCATCGTCAAATCGTTCGAAACGGGTAACGGCAACACGCTCGGGCACATTGCCATCGTCGTCGGTCTCGGCACGATGCTCGGCAAGATGATGGCCGAATCGGGCGGCGCCGAGCGCGTCGCGACCACGCTGATCAACTGGTTCGGTGAGAAACACATTCACTGGGCGATGATGGTCGTCGCGATCATCGTCGGTTTGCCGGTGTTCTTCGAAGTCGGTTTCGTGCTGCTGATTCCGATCGCGTTCAACGTCGCCAAGCGCACCAACAAATCGCTGCTGCTGGTCGGCCTGCCGATGGTCGCGGGTCTGTCCGTCGTGCATGGGCTGATTCCGCCGCACCCGGCCGCGCTGCTCGCCGTGCAGGCGTATCACGCGGACATCGGCAAGACGATCGCCTATGGTCTGATCGTCGGCATCCCCTGCGCGATCGTCGCCGGTCCGCTGTTCGCGCTGCTGGTGAGCCGGCATATCCAGTTGCCGAAGGAAAATCCGCTTGCCGCGCAGTTTCTCAGTCACGACGCGAATAACGGCAACGGCGTGGCAACCAACACACCGAAGCGCGAACTGCCGGGCTTCGGCATCACGCTGGCCACGATCCTGTTGCCGGTGGTTCTGATGCTGGTCGGCAGCTGGGCCGACCTGGTGTTCGAACCGAAGACGCTGCCGAACGATCTGCTGCGCTTCTTCGGCAACACCGACGTCGCGCTGCTGACGGCCGTGCTGGTCAGCTTCTGGACCTTCGGCGCGAGCCGCGGCTTTAACCGCGAGCAGATCCAGAAGTTCTGCGGCGAGTGTTTGGCGCCGATCGCGGGTATTACACTGATCGTCGGTGCGGGCGGTGGTTTTGGCCGCGTGCTGTTGGATAGCGGCATTTCGAAGGAAATCACCAACGTTGCGACCGCGGTGCATCTGTCGCCGCTGCTGTTCGGCTGGATCGTCGCGGCGATGATCCGTCTCGCGACCGGTTCGGCCACCGTTGCGATGACGACCGCCTGCGGCATCGTCGCGCCGATCGCGGCGGCGGGCGCGGTGCAAGTGAAGCCGGAACTGATGGTGCTCGCGACCGGCTCGGGCTCGCTGATCTTCTCGCACGTGAACGACGGCGGCTTCTGGCTGATCAAGGAATATTTCGGCATGACGGTGGTGCAGACCTTCAAGACCTGGTCGCTCCTCGAAACCATCATTTCGATAATGGGGCTGGCCCTGACCTTCGCACTCGCGGCGGTCCTGTAA
- the edd gene encoding phosphogluconate dehydratase has protein sequence MVSPHSQLLKVTQRVIERSKPTREAYLARIQHAQGRFPARGALSCANLAHGFAGLEGNDKLVIKQIREPNIGIVSSYNEMLSAHAPYKNYPDIIKQAARENGGVAQFAGGVPAMCDGITQGNAGMELSLFSREVIAMSTAVALTHNMFDAALCLGICDKIVPGLLIGALQFGHLPTIFVPAGPMTSGLSNDDKAKTRQQFATGQCGRDALLEAEAAAYHSHGTCTFYGTANSNQMLMEVMGLHLPGSAFVHPHTPLRDALTAQAARRVLDLTVERGQYMPIGHVIDEKAIVNGIVALLATGGSTNHTLHLVAIARAAGIVIDWDDFDTLSQAVPLLAKIYPNGKADVNHFHAAGGVAFLVRNLLQGGLLHEDVNTVAGKGLKRYTEEPKLLDGKLQWVAGVEASADTAVLRGIQEPFQPDGGLRLMQGKLGRGVIKISAVAAQHRKVKAPAVVFDSQEAVQEAFDKGELKRDFIAVVRFQGARANGMPELHRLTPLLGVLQDQGFHVALVTDGRMSGASGKVPAVIHVSPEALLQGPLGKVRTGDTLVIDAEAGVLDIEIDAAEWAARPNAEPLHQADNEAGFGRELFGVFRAAAAPAEQGASVFGKLIGEGGALDGQHGHGSHHKHGDKHAHQSSSHHTSTAQAGAALQKQGV, from the coding sequence ATGGTTTCCCCGCATTCGCAATTGTTGAAGGTCACGCAACGCGTGATCGAGCGCAGCAAGCCCACGCGTGAAGCGTATCTGGCCCGCATCCAGCATGCGCAGGGGCGCTTTCCGGCACGCGGCGCGTTGTCGTGCGCGAACCTCGCCCACGGTTTCGCCGGTCTCGAAGGCAACGACAAGCTCGTGATCAAGCAGATCCGCGAGCCGAACATCGGCATCGTGTCGTCGTACAACGAGATGCTGTCGGCGCACGCGCCGTACAAAAACTACCCGGACATCATCAAACAGGCCGCGCGCGAAAACGGCGGCGTCGCGCAATTCGCGGGCGGCGTGCCGGCGATGTGCGACGGCATCACGCAGGGCAACGCGGGCATGGAGCTGTCGCTGTTCTCGCGCGAAGTGATCGCGATGAGCACGGCCGTCGCGCTCACCCACAACATGTTCGACGCCGCGCTGTGCCTCGGCATTTGCGACAAGATCGTGCCGGGCCTGCTGATCGGCGCGCTGCAATTCGGCCATCTGCCGACCATCTTCGTGCCGGCCGGTCCGATGACGAGCGGCCTGTCCAACGACGACAAAGCCAAGACGCGCCAGCAGTTCGCGACCGGCCAGTGCGGCCGCGACGCGCTGCTCGAAGCGGAAGCGGCCGCATATCACAGCCACGGCACCTGCACGTTCTATGGCACCGCGAACAGCAACCAGATGCTGATGGAAGTGATGGGCCTGCATCTGCCGGGCTCGGCCTTCGTGCATCCGCACACGCCGCTGCGCGACGCGCTGACGGCCCAGGCCGCGCGCCGCGTGCTCGACCTGACGGTCGAGCGCGGCCAATACATGCCGATCGGCCATGTGATCGACGAGAAGGCGATCGTCAACGGCATCGTCGCGCTGCTGGCAACCGGCGGCTCGACCAATCACACGCTGCACCTCGTCGCGATCGCGCGCGCGGCCGGCATCGTGATCGACTGGGACGACTTCGACACGCTGTCGCAGGCGGTGCCGCTGCTCGCGAAGATCTATCCGAACGGCAAGGCCGACGTGAACCACTTCCACGCGGCGGGCGGCGTCGCGTTCCTCGTGCGCAATCTGCTCCAAGGCGGTCTGCTGCATGAAGACGTCAACACCGTCGCGGGCAAGGGCCTGAAGCGCTACACCGAGGAGCCCAAGCTGCTCGACGGCAAACTGCAATGGGTCGCGGGCGTCGAGGCGAGCGCGGATACCGCGGTGCTGCGCGGCATCCAGGAGCCATTCCAGCCGGACGGCGGCCTGCGTCTGATGCAGGGCAAGCTCGGCCGCGGCGTGATCAAGATCTCGGCGGTCGCGGCGCAGCATCGCAAGGTGAAGGCGCCGGCAGTCGTGTTCGATTCGCAGGAAGCGGTGCAGGAAGCATTCGACAAGGGCGAGCTCAAGCGCGACTTCATCGCGGTGGTGCGCTTCCAGGGCGCCCGTGCAAACGGCATGCCCGAGTTACATCGTTTGACGCCGCTGCTCGGTGTGTTGCAGGATCAGGGTTTCCATGTCGCTTTGGTGACCGACGGCCGTATGTCGGGCGCGTCGGGCAAGGTGCCGGCGGTCATTCATGTTTCGCCGGAAGCGTTGCTGCAAGGCCCGCTCGGCAAGGTCCGCACGGGCGACACGCTGGTCATCGACGCCGAAGCGGGCGTGCTCGACATCGAGATCGACGCAGCCGAATGGGCCGCGCGTCCGAACGCCGAGCCGCTGCATCAGGCGGACAACGAAGCCGGCTTCGGCCGCGAGCTGTTCGGCGTGTTCCGTGCGGCGGCGGCACCTGCGGAGCAAGGCGCGTCGGTGTTCGGCAAGCTGATCGGCGAGGGCGGCGCGCTCGACGGCCAGCACGGCCACGGCAGCCACCACAAGCACGGCGACAAGCACGCCCATCAATCGAGCAGCCATCACACGAGCACCGCGCAAGCCGGCGCGGCGCTGCAGAAACAAGGAGTCTGA
- the holA gene encoding DNA polymerase III subunit delta — protein MQLRPDALEAHLAKGLAGLYVVYGDEHLLAQEACDRIRAAARAAGFTDRSVFTAERYFDWSSLLGASQSMSLFGDRQLVELRIPSGKPGKEGADALKALASTVNDDVLTMITLPRLDAATQKSAWFTALADAGVALKIDPVERAQLPNWVGQRLAAQGQRVAAGEEGRRALAFIAERVEGNLLAAHQEIQKLGLLYPSGSLSFDQVQDAVLNVARYDVFKLNEAMLAGDVGRLARMLDGLRGEGEAAVLVLWAVVEEVRTLLRIKRGVAAGKPLAMLTRENRVWGPRERLIGPALSRVSEAALEKALALAARLDRQVKGLSGGTPGNHRNDPPPDPWDGLFELAMTVAAPKPSAASPVPPRARAPTAAPARRPI, from the coding sequence ATGCAACTGCGACCTGACGCGCTCGAAGCGCATCTCGCCAAAGGCCTCGCCGGACTGTACGTCGTGTACGGCGACGAGCATCTGCTCGCGCAGGAAGCGTGCGACCGCATCCGCGCGGCGGCGCGCGCGGCAGGCTTCACCGACCGCTCGGTGTTCACGGCCGAGCGCTATTTCGACTGGAGCTCGCTGCTCGGCGCGAGCCAGTCGATGTCGCTGTTCGGCGACCGTCAACTGGTCGAATTGCGCATTCCATCGGGCAAGCCGGGCAAGGAAGGCGCCGACGCGCTGAAGGCCCTGGCATCCACCGTCAACGACGACGTGCTAACGATGATCACGCTGCCGCGTCTCGATGCGGCCACGCAGAAGTCGGCATGGTTCACCGCGCTCGCCGATGCGGGCGTCGCGCTGAAGATCGATCCGGTCGAGCGCGCGCAGCTGCCGAACTGGGTCGGACAGCGGCTCGCGGCCCAGGGTCAGCGCGTTGCAGCCGGCGAGGAAGGGCGGCGCGCGCTCGCGTTCATCGCCGAGCGCGTCGAGGGCAATCTGCTTGCTGCGCATCAGGAAATCCAGAAGCTCGGGCTGCTGTATCCGAGCGGCTCGCTGAGCTTCGATCAGGTGCAGGACGCGGTGCTCAACGTCGCGCGTTACGACGTGTTCAAGCTCAATGAGGCGATGCTCGCGGGCGACGTCGGCCGTCTCGCGCGCATGCTCGACGGCCTGCGCGGTGAAGGCGAGGCTGCGGTGCTCGTGCTGTGGGCCGTCGTCGAGGAAGTGCGCACGCTGTTGCGGATCAAGCGCGGCGTCGCGGCCGGCAAGCCGCTCGCGATGCTCACCCGCGAGAACCGCGTGTGGGGTCCGCGCGAACGGCTGATCGGACCGGCGCTGTCGCGTGTCAGCGAAGCGGCGCTCGAGAAGGCGCTCGCGCTGGCGGCGCGGCTCGACCGGCAGGTCAAGGGCTTGTCGGGCGGCACGCCGGGCAATCATCGCAACGATCCGCCGCCCGATCCGTGGGACGGCCTGTTCGAACTCGCAATGACGGTGGCCGCGCCAAAACCGTCGGCGGCGTCGCCAGTGCCGCCGCGAGCTCGGGCGCCGACTGCGGCGCCAGCGCGGCGGCCAATCTAA
- a CDS encoding CopD family protein, which produces MLWVKTFHIVLIASWFAGLFYLPRIFVNLAMETEPAATARLLLMARKLFRFMSFIAVPAIACGLWLWLVIGIGSGQGWIHAKVGVVVLLVIYHAYCGVLLRRFERGENRRSDKWYRMFNELPVLGMLAAVALVVIKPF; this is translated from the coding sequence ATGCTTTGGGTAAAGACGTTTCACATCGTGTTGATTGCCTCCTGGTTTGCCGGCCTGTTCTATCTGCCGCGCATCTTCGTCAATCTGGCGATGGAAACGGAACCCGCCGCGACGGCGCGTCTTCTGCTGATGGCGCGCAAGCTGTTCCGCTTCATGAGCTTCATCGCGGTGCCCGCGATCGCGTGCGGCTTGTGGTTGTGGCTCGTGATCGGCATCGGCAGCGGGCAGGGCTGGATTCACGCGAAGGTCGGCGTGGTCGTGCTGCTCGTCATCTATCACGCGTATTGCGGCGTGCTGCTGCGCAGGTTCGAGCGCGGCGAAAATCGCCGCTCGGACAAGTGGTATCGGATGTTCAACGAGCTGCCGGTGCTCGGTATGCTCGCGGCGGTCGCGCTGGTGGTGATCAAGCCGTTCTGA